A window from Leptothermofonsia sichuanensis E412 encodes these proteins:
- a CDS encoding cation:proton antiporter, translated as MNTLTFTEGAPAAIAWITFPFIAGFIGYLIPGLARYLALAGTIASTSYALLFFTQLPLTLHLLDSFGVTLLVDRLSGYFILTNALVTMAVILYCWRSPRTTFFYMQTIILHGSVNAAFAAADFMSLYVALEVISIAAFLLIAYPRTDRSIWVGLRYLFTSNVAMLFYLVGTALVYQATHSFAFTGLRNASPEAVALIGLGLLVKGGIFVSGLWLPLTHSESETPVSAMLSGVVVKAGVLPLVRCALLVEELDPLIRIFGVATALLGVGYAVFEKDTKRMLAFHTVSQLGFVLAAPEVGGFYALTHGLVKSALFLVAGVLPSRNLKELQSQSIHTPIWIALVIASFSISGFPLLSGFGAKVLTMKSLLPWQVIGMNLAALGTAISFAKFIFLPHKADDQVNVQPGFWAAVILLIGGLVVANVAYYEAYTLANIAKPLFTIALGWVAYFLIFRRTLLKLPRLLEQFDHLIGVMSLMLVLLFWMALA; from the coding sequence ATGAATACGCTGACGTTTACCGAAGGTGCGCCTGCCGCGATCGCCTGGATTACCTTCCCTTTTATTGCAGGATTCATCGGCTATCTGATTCCAGGGCTGGCTCGCTATCTTGCGCTGGCAGGGACGATCGCATCCACCAGTTACGCCCTGCTGTTCTTTACTCAACTGCCACTGACCCTGCACCTGCTGGATAGCTTTGGCGTGACCTTGCTGGTCGATCGTTTGAGTGGCTACTTTATCCTGACCAATGCGCTGGTGACGATGGCAGTGATTCTCTACTGCTGGCGCAGCCCCAGAACCACTTTCTTTTACATGCAGACCATCATCCTGCATGGCAGCGTGAATGCAGCCTTTGCCGCGGCGGATTTCATGAGTCTATACGTGGCGTTAGAGGTGATCAGTATTGCCGCGTTTTTGTTGATTGCCTATCCCCGCACAGATCGCTCCATCTGGGTGGGGTTGCGCTACCTCTTTACCAGCAACGTTGCCATGCTGTTTTACCTGGTGGGTACCGCTCTGGTTTACCAGGCAACCCATTCCTTTGCCTTTACTGGACTGAGGAATGCCTCTCCAGAAGCAGTTGCCCTGATTGGTCTGGGGCTGCTGGTCAAGGGTGGAATCTTTGTCTCAGGGTTGTGGCTCCCCCTGACCCATTCCGAATCAGAAACCCCGGTATCAGCGATGCTATCAGGGGTTGTGGTCAAGGCAGGGGTTTTGCCCCTGGTCCGCTGTGCATTACTTGTGGAAGAGCTTGATCCCCTGATCCGGATCTTTGGTGTCGCGACGGCTCTGTTGGGTGTGGGTTATGCCGTGTTTGAAAAAGACACCAAGCGAATGCTGGCCTTTCACACGGTTTCCCAGTTAGGCTTTGTCCTGGCGGCACCGGAAGTGGGTGGATTTTATGCCCTGACTCACGGGCTGGTCAAATCGGCACTGTTTCTGGTTGCAGGTGTACTTCCCAGTCGCAACCTGAAGGAGTTGCAATCTCAATCCATCCATACCCCCATCTGGATTGCCCTCGTCATTGCCAGTTTCTCAATCTCAGGATTTCCTCTGTTGTCCGGGTTTGGGGCCAAGGTCCTGACAATGAAAAGTCTGTTACCCTGGCAGGTGATTGGCATGAACCTGGCAGCACTGGGAACCGCCATTTCGTTTGCTAAATTCATTTTTCTGCCCCATAAAGCAGATGACCAGGTTAATGTGCAGCCAGGTTTCTGGGCAGCCGTCATTCTGCTGATTGGTGGACTGGTGGTGGCAAATGTAGCCTATTACGAGGCCTACACCCTGGCAAATATCGCCAAACCCCTGTTTACCATCGCCCTCGGTTGGGTGGCGTACTTCCTGATCTTCAGGCGCACCCTGCTGAAACTGCCGCGTTTACTGGAACAATTTGATCATCTGATCGGGGTCATGAGTTTGATGTTGGTTTTACTTTTCTGGATGGCACTGGCATGA
- a CDS encoding Na+/H+ antiporter subunit E produces the protein MIGYLNLILRLVIWFLLTANLSLPNIIIGVGVALLLPRSYTAPGALKDWLRVLWEVIVAIPQAYLEAFEIILRPHRQEAITMERVKPRRSPGLIFLDIFIITFTPKTIVLKYHEEGWYEVHRVTRQKQRGGEEGRSIRGQGTGDGV, from the coding sequence ATGATTGGCTATCTCAACTTGATACTGCGACTGGTGATCTGGTTTCTGCTGACGGCTAACCTGAGTTTGCCGAATATCATCATTGGGGTTGGCGTCGCTCTCCTGTTACCTCGCAGCTACACGGCTCCAGGGGCACTAAAAGACTGGCTACGGGTATTGTGGGAGGTCATTGTGGCAATTCCCCAGGCTTATCTGGAAGCATTTGAAATCATCCTTCGCCCCCACAGACAGGAAGCGATTACGATGGAGCGGGTTAAACCCCGGCGATCGCCCGGCCTCATCTTTTTAGACATTTTCATCATTACCTTTACCCCCAAAACCATTGTTTTGAAGTACCACGAAGAGGGCTGGTATGAAGTTCATCGGGTGACGCGGCAGAAGCAGAGAGGAGGTGAAGAAGGGAGGTCTATCAGGGGACAGGGAACAGGGGACGGGGTATAA
- a CDS encoding IS630 family transposase: MSQYARQVIQEERPIRYFAQDESRFGLKTLIGRLITACGIKPIGQWLWLFKAFWLYGAVEPATGESFFLQFSHVDTACYQAFLEEFSKAYPDSLNILQVDNGRFHSSKDLVVPENVILLFQPAYCPELNPIERLWEYLKADLKWASFKTLEQLQAKVDQLLAQLTPEVIASITGYSFILNALSALNPI, encoded by the coding sequence TTGAGCCAGTATGCTCGGCAAGTCATCCAGGAGGAGCGTCCTATCCGTTATTTTGCTCAGGATGAAAGTCGCTTTGGACTCAAAACCCTGATTGGGCGCTTGATTACTGCTTGTGGTATCAAACCGATTGGGCAATGGCTATGGTTGTTCAAAGCGTTTTGGCTCTATGGGGCCGTCGAACCAGCAACCGGAGAGTCGTTTTTCTTGCAATTCTCCCATGTGGATACTGCTTGCTATCAAGCGTTCCTCGAGGAGTTCTCCAAAGCCTACCCCGATAGTCTCAACATTCTACAAGTGGATAACGGGCGTTTTCACAGCAGTAAAGATTTAGTGGTGCCAGAGAATGTGATTTTATTGTTTCAACCTGCTTACTGCCCAGAGTTAAATCCGATTGAAAGGTTGTGGGAATACCTCAAGGCAGATTTGAAGTGGGCTTCGTTCAAAACGCTAGAGCAACTCCAAGCGAAGGTCGATCAACTCCTGGCTCAATTGACTCCAGAAGTTATTGCTTCGATCACAGGATATTCCTTCATCCTGAATGCCCTATCTGCCCTGAACCCCATTTAA
- a CDS encoding COG3415 family protein, whose translation MQYREDGVSAMLERKVSSGGVRKIPQWAEEALAKRLKNSEHGFASYGAVQQWLAEELGVEAEYHAVYQMTRYRLQAKLKVARPQNIKQDCERRESFKKTLQMTWSC comes from the coding sequence TTGCAGTATCGGGAAGATGGGGTGAGTGCCATGCTGGAACGTAAAGTGTCGTCTGGCGGTGTCCGCAAGATTCCACAATGGGCGGAAGAGGCACTGGCTAAGCGATTAAAGAACTCGGAACATGGATTTGCCAGTTATGGAGCTGTGCAACAGTGGTTAGCGGAGGAGTTGGGTGTCGAAGCGGAGTATCATGCGGTATACCAAATGACGCGCTATCGCCTCCAAGCGAAGCTGAAAGTGGCTCGTCCGCAAAATATCAAGCAGGATTGTGAACGGCGCGAATCATTTAAAAAAACCTTGCAGATGACCTGGAGTTGTTGA
- a CDS encoding glutamate-5-semialdehyde dehydrogenase has translation MSISSATQSSSGVARSLVDLAQQTRDHARLLATLPTAKKNEALEAIAQSLEVAAPEILAANATDCQTAEAEGISQALYARLKLDETKLKGAIAGVRDVARLPDPVGVVQIHRELDQGLVLKRITCPLGVLGVIFEARPDAVVQISSLAIKSGNGVILKGGKEALHSCEALVGAIRRGLAEVGIASPVVQLLTTREETLELLKLDPYVDLIIPRGSNSFVRFVQQNTHIPVLGHADGICHLYVDKAADVQKAIKIAVDAKTQYPAACNAIETLLVHQAIASEFLLEGVVALQLRNVRLLGDERTREILNIPAATEADWSTEYSDLVLAVKVVDSLEQAIAHINTYGSRHTEAIATEDPQAAAIFMAQVDAAGVYHNCSTRFADGFRYGFGAEVGISTQKMPPRGPVGLEGLVTYKYHLVGNGHIAATYSGSQAKPFTHRDLC, from the coding sequence ATGAGTATTTCTTCTGCCACCCAGTCCAGTTCTGGGGTTGCCCGATCGCTGGTTGACCTTGCCCAGCAGACCCGTGACCACGCCCGGTTGCTGGCTACCCTGCCCACTGCAAAGAAGAATGAGGCGCTGGAGGCGATCGCCCAATCCCTGGAAGTGGCGGCACCAGAGATTCTGGCAGCCAATGCCACGGATTGCCAGACCGCAGAAGCAGAGGGCATTTCCCAGGCGCTCTATGCCCGGTTAAAGCTGGATGAAACCAAATTGAAGGGGGCGATCGCGGGAGTGCGTGATGTTGCCCGGTTACCGGACCCGGTGGGTGTAGTGCAGATTCATCGGGAACTGGATCAGGGATTGGTACTCAAACGCATAACCTGTCCCCTGGGAGTGTTGGGGGTCATTTTTGAGGCACGCCCGGACGCGGTGGTGCAGATTTCCAGTCTGGCCATCAAGTCTGGCAACGGTGTGATTTTGAAAGGAGGCAAGGAAGCGCTGCATTCCTGTGAGGCACTGGTGGGGGCTATTCGGCGAGGGCTGGCTGAAGTGGGAATTGCTTCCCCGGTAGTTCAACTGTTGACCACACGGGAAGAAACTCTGGAACTGTTAAAGCTGGATCCCTATGTAGACCTGATTATTCCCAGAGGCTCCAATTCGTTTGTCCGGTTTGTGCAGCAGAATACGCACATCCCTGTGTTAGGTCATGCCGATGGGATTTGCCACCTGTATGTGGACAAAGCGGCGGATGTGCAGAAAGCGATTAAGATTGCAGTGGATGCCAAGACCCAGTATCCGGCGGCCTGTAATGCCATAGAAACCCTCCTGGTGCATCAGGCGATCGCCTCTGAATTCCTGCTGGAAGGGGTGGTGGCCTTGCAGTTGAGAAATGTGAGGCTGCTGGGGGATGAACGCACCCGTGAAATTCTCAACATTCCAGCCGCCACTGAAGCCGACTGGTCAACCGAATATAGCGATCTGGTCCTAGCTGTGAAGGTGGTGGACAGTCTGGAACAGGCGATCGCCCACATCAATACCTACGGCTCCCGCCATACGGAGGCGATCGCAACCGAAGACCCCCAGGCAGCCGCAATCTTTATGGCACAGGTAGATGCGGCGGGGGTTTATCACAATTGCTCAACTCGGTTTGCGGATGGCTTCCGCTACGGATTTGGTGCTGAGGTTGGCATCAGCACTCAAAAGATGCCGCCCAGAGGTCCAGTCGGGCTGGAGGGGTTGGTGACCTATAAGTATCACCTGGTGGGCAATGGACATATTGCAGCGACCTATTCCGGCTCTCAGGCTAAACCGTTCACCCATCGGGATTTGTGCTAA
- the polA gene encoding DNA polymerase I, with amino-acid sequence MSSQSSNSQKPLLVLVDGHSLAFRSYFAFAKGRDGGLRTKTGIPTSVSYGFLKALLETMETEKPQYVAIAFDMGDKTFRHEADDTYKADRPDAPEDFLPDLANLQELLAGLNLQILTAPGYEADDIIGTLARRATTGGFRVKILSGDRDLFQLIDPDENTSVLYMSTTYGKGTPPPREFGSQQVKEKLGILPSQVVDFKALCGDSSDNIPGVKGIGEKTAVQLLTEFGSLEQIYASLDQVKAAVRKKLEAGREDALRSQYLAQIHLDVPLDVDLEAFRLQGFEDETLLPLLEKLEFNSFLSKIRQLHCQFGDSPEYGADASHGTTPESAIAPARDSDPELWFFSAADTETARNEVAVEIAPRIIDTPDKLTELVNLLQTFTQPETPVAWDTETTSLEPRDAELVGIGCCWGDSLSDMAYIPLGHARGTNLDKTTALEALRPILESPQYPKALQNAKYDRLILRCQGIHLAGVVFDTMLASYVLNPEGKHNLSDLSSTYLGITAMSYNDLVPKGKTIAEVAIPAVANYCGLDVYTTFLLVPRLRVQLQEVPALYRLLLDVEQPLEPVLAEMEYRGVRIDQDYLKQFSKQLETDLKAIEERTYAEAGAVFNLGSPKQLSELLFETLGLDKRKSKKTKSGGYSTDASVLERLEGDHPVIRDIIEHRTLSKLKSTYVDSLPALVRADTGRVHTDFNQTITATGRLSSSDPNLQNIPIRTEFSRQIRKAFIPEPGWVMVAADYSQIELRILAHLSQEPVLLETYQNNEDVHKLTARLLLDKEEISAEERRLAKIINFGVIYGMGAQRFAREAGVTQAEAKTFIERFNERYSRVFAYLQQMQRQAIANGYVETILGRRRYFNFSSESLRKLRGTDPATIDLSQVKVRDQYDAQSLRAAANAPIQGSSADIIKVAMVKLHDLLQHRQARLLLQVHDELVFEMPPQEWESLQSEIKSTMESAVPLSIPLVVEIRAGDNWMEAK; translated from the coding sequence TTGTCCTCTCAATCCTCCAACTCCCAAAAGCCCCTGCTCGTTCTGGTAGACGGGCACTCTCTGGCATTTCGCTCCTATTTTGCCTTTGCCAAAGGGCGGGATGGCGGACTGCGCACCAAAACGGGGATTCCCACCAGTGTGTCCTATGGTTTCCTCAAGGCACTGCTGGAGACCATGGAGACTGAGAAACCCCAGTATGTGGCGATCGCTTTTGATATGGGGGACAAAACCTTTCGCCATGAAGCCGACGACACCTACAAGGCAGACCGTCCCGATGCCCCAGAGGACTTCCTGCCCGACCTGGCAAACCTGCAAGAACTGCTGGCAGGGCTGAACCTGCAAATTCTGACAGCTCCCGGTTATGAGGCAGATGACATCATTGGTACCCTGGCACGGCGAGCCACCACCGGGGGATTCCGGGTCAAGATTTTGAGTGGCGATCGCGACCTGTTCCAGCTTATTGACCCCGATGAAAACACTTCGGTCCTCTACATGAGCACCACCTACGGTAAGGGCACCCCACCGCCGCGGGAGTTTGGCTCCCAACAGGTGAAGGAAAAGCTTGGTATTTTACCCTCCCAGGTGGTGGACTTTAAGGCGCTGTGTGGTGATTCCTCTGACAATATCCCTGGGGTGAAAGGGATTGGTGAAAAAACAGCCGTTCAACTGCTGACTGAATTCGGCAGTCTGGAACAGATCTATGCCTCCCTGGATCAGGTCAAAGCCGCGGTCAGAAAGAAACTGGAAGCCGGACGGGAAGATGCCCTGCGGTCCCAATATCTGGCCCAAATCCACCTGGATGTGCCCCTGGATGTGGACTTAGAAGCCTTCAGGCTCCAGGGCTTTGAGGATGAGACGCTACTTCCCCTTCTAGAAAAACTGGAATTTAACTCTTTCTTGAGCAAAATCCGGCAACTACACTGCCAGTTTGGTGACAGTCCGGAGTATGGGGCGGATGCATCCCACGGGACAACACCAGAAAGCGCGATCGCCCCTGCCCGCGACAGCGACCCCGAACTCTGGTTTTTCAGCGCCGCCGACACAGAAACTGCCCGGAACGAAGTCGCCGTTGAAATTGCTCCCCGCATCATCGATACACCGGACAAACTGACGGAACTGGTGAACCTGCTCCAGACCTTTACCCAGCCTGAAACCCCCGTCGCCTGGGACACCGAAACCACCTCCCTGGAACCCCGCGATGCTGAGCTGGTTGGGATTGGCTGCTGCTGGGGGGACTCCCTTTCAGACATGGCCTATATTCCCCTGGGACATGCCAGAGGCACCAATCTGGACAAAACCACTGCCCTGGAAGCATTGCGTCCGATCCTGGAAAGTCCCCAGTATCCTAAAGCGCTGCAAAATGCCAAGTACGATCGCCTCATCCTGCGCTGCCAGGGCATCCATCTGGCAGGGGTTGTATTTGATACCATGCTGGCCAGCTATGTGCTCAACCCGGAGGGTAAGCATAACCTGAGTGACCTCAGCAGCACCTACCTGGGCATTACAGCCATGAGCTACAACGATCTGGTGCCCAAAGGTAAAACCATTGCAGAGGTTGCCATTCCTGCCGTCGCCAACTACTGTGGCCTGGATGTTTACACCACCTTTCTGCTGGTGCCCAGGCTCCGGGTACAGTTGCAGGAAGTCCCTGCCCTGTATCGGTTACTGCTGGACGTGGAACAACCCCTGGAACCCGTCCTGGCGGAAATGGAGTACCGGGGTGTGCGGATTGACCAGGACTATCTGAAGCAGTTTTCTAAACAACTGGAGACCGATCTGAAGGCGATTGAAGAGCGGACCTATGCAGAAGCCGGGGCAGTCTTCAACCTGGGGTCACCGAAGCAACTGAGCGAACTGCTGTTTGAAACGCTGGGACTGGATAAGCGCAAGTCGAAAAAAACAAAGTCCGGCGGCTACTCCACCGATGCTTCTGTTCTGGAACGACTGGAAGGCGATCATCCGGTGATCCGGGACATCATCGAACATCGCACGCTGTCCAAACTGAAATCGACCTATGTGGATTCTCTGCCTGCTCTGGTACGGGCAGATACGGGACGGGTTCACACCGACTTCAACCAGACTATTACGGCCACAGGTCGCCTGTCTTCCTCTGATCCCAACCTGCAAAACATTCCGATTCGGACGGAATTCAGCCGTCAGATTCGCAAAGCCTTCATCCCAGAACCTGGTTGGGTCATGGTTGCGGCAGACTATTCCCAGATCGAACTGCGGATTCTGGCACACCTGAGTCAGGAACCTGTGCTGCTGGAGACTTACCAGAATAATGAGGACGTCCACAAATTGACGGCACGGCTGCTGCTGGACAAGGAAGAAATTTCTGCTGAAGAGCGCCGACTTGCCAAGATCATCAACTTTGGTGTCATCTATGGCATGGGTGCCCAGCGGTTTGCCCGGGAAGCCGGGGTGACCCAGGCAGAGGCGAAAACCTTCATTGAACGGTTTAATGAACGGTACTCCAGGGTGTTTGCCTACCTGCAACAGATGCAGCGGCAGGCGATCGCCAATGGCTACGTCGAAACCATCCTGGGTCGGCGGCGCTATTTCAACTTTAGTAGTGAATCTCTCCGCAAGTTGCGGGGCACTGACCCGGCGACGATCGACCTGAGCCAGGTCAAAGTCCGGGATCAGTACGATGCCCAATCCCTGCGGGCCGCTGCCAACGCCCCCATCCAGGGTTCCAGTGCCGATATCATCAAAGTGGCGATGGTCAAACTGCACGATCTGCTCCAGCATCGTCAGGCCAGACTATTACTCCAGGTCCATGATGAACTGGTATTTGAAATGCCCCCTCAGGAATGGGAATCGTTGCAATCTGAAATTAAATCGACCATGGAATCTGCTGTACCCCTCTCAATTCCCCTGGTGGTTGAAATCCGGGCGGGGGACAACTGGATGGAGGCGAAATAG